A window of Gemmatimonadota bacterium genomic DNA:
GGTCGGCGACGGGCGTCAAGCGGACGTGCTGCGGGCCCGGGTCGAGATCGCCCGCATGGACGAGGAAGTGGTCCGCATGGGCGCGATGCTCGCGGGCGCGACGGCGCGACTCGCCGCGGCTGCCGATTCGCCGCCGGATGCTGTGGCCGGCGCGTCGGTGTTGCCGGCGTTCCCGGACACGCTACCCGCACTCGAGACCTTGGAGAGTCTCGCGTTCGAGACGCGGCCGATGCTCGCCGCTGGTGCCGCCGACGTGCGCGCTGCGTCCGCCGACGCGAGGCTTGCCCGGCGCGAGTTGTGGCCCGACCTGCAGGTTGGCGTGCAGTACGGCCAGCGACGCATGGAAATGGGGGTGGACCGCATGGGAAGCCTCATGATCGGCGCCTCGCTCCCGATCTTCGCCCGATCCCGGCAGCTCCAGATGCGCGAGGAGACCGCGGCGATGCACCAGATGGCCGAGGCGGAACTGACCGCTATGCGCGCGGAAACACGCAGCCGACTCGGCGAGGTCTTCGCGACGCTCGCGAGCACGCGCCGCCTTCGCGAGCTCTACCGCGCGACCGTCCTCCCCCAAGCCGACGCGGCGACGATGTCCGCGCTCGCCTCGTACCGGTCGGGCGCCGTGGACTTCATGACTGTGATCGACAACCAGATGGGCGTGAACCGGTACCGGCAGGAGCTCTTCACACTCGACGCGGCGGAAGGCCGCGCGTGGGCCGAGCTCGAGATGCTGGTCGGTCGTCCGCTCCTACCCCAGACCAATTCGGCCTCCGCGTTCCCGCGCGCCGGCAGAGGTGCCCCGTGACGCCCACGCCGAACGATCCCCTCTCGAACCAGCCACACCACGCGCCCCCGCCGAACGAGGCGCGGCCCCCCGAGCCGACCGCCCCACCTGTTCTTGCATCGCAGGCGCCGGTCCCGCAGCGCGCGCGTCCGCCGGTCGCGCGTCGGCTCCTCCGGGTGACGGCCCTCGTGGCGGTCCCGGTCGCGGCGCTGGTCGTCGCATGGTGGCTGACGCGAACGTCGACGGTCCCGACCGCGACCGGTGGGCACGACCACACGACGATGGCCGCGCCCGT
This region includes:
- a CDS encoding TolC family protein, which gives rise to VGDGRQADVLRARVEIARMDEEVVRMGAMLAGATARLAAAADSPPDAVAGASVLPAFPDTLPALETLESLAFETRPMLAAGAADVRAASADARLARRELWPDLQVGVQYGQRRMEMGVDRMGSLMIGASLPIFARSRQLQMREETAAMHQMAEAELTAMRAETRSRLGEVFATLASTRRLRELYRATVLPQADAATMSALASYRSGAVDFMTVIDNQMGVNRYRQELFTLDAAEGRAWAELEMLVGRPLLPQTNSASAFPRAGRGAP